AATCGGGCGAGAACGAAATTGCCATACGACTCCAGGCAGGGAATGGCGAGCTTTCTAAGCCCTGTAGCGAGCTGCTCCAGCCCATGCTTGTTGAGTCGAAATGTTTGCTCTCGAAAATCCTGATCTTCAAGCGCTCCGATTGCCGCAGCTTGCGCCACACTACTTACATTGAACGCGGGACGGATGCGATTCAAGAAACCAGCCACTTCCGAGGAACTGATCGAGTAACCAACACGTAGCCCGGCCAAGCCGTAGGCCTTTGAAAACGTGCGTGTCACGATGAGGTTCGGATATCGTTTTACCCACGCGATGCTGTCGTACTGAAACTCGGGGGCGAGATATTCGTTGTACGCCTCATCGAGAACGACAACGATATCGCTACGCATGCAGGCGATGAACGTTTCGAGCTTGTCTGGTGCAAGATACGTTCCGGTGGGATTGTTCGGATTTGCCACGAAGATGACTTTAGTATCGCCGCGGGTCGCTCGGTTCATCGCATCGAGATCATGCGAGAAGTCTCTTGCATTCACGACAATGCCGTCGGCGCCTGTGCGCAGCGTCGCTTGCGCGTAGACCGAGAACGCGTACTGCGCAAACACGGCCGACCTACCCATCGTCAAGAATGCGCTCGCAATTAGCTCAAGTATGTCATTCGAGCCGGCCCCGAGGGTAATCCATGCTTGAGGAACATCGAATTGCCGGCTGAGCGAAGCCTTTAAATCGAATCCGTTCGGGTCAGGGTAGAGCGCAGACGTCTGCACCGCCCTCAATGCATTGCGCCGGGCCTTGGGTGACATGCCCAAAGGGTTTTCATTGGAGGCCAACTTCACAATCTTCGATGGATCGATTCCGAACTCCCGAGCCAGTTCGTCAATCGGCTTGCCGGCCTGATACGGGTGCGCCTTGAGTACCTGCGATACAACGTCGACCATACTTTCCTCATCCGATGCGAAGTTTCAGCAATACCATTCCGAAGTAGCACAAGTAGAGCTACAGACCTGCTCAAACGAATGGGCGCATTTGATCCATACAAAATCTGCTTGGCAATGCGGCACCGCTCATATACATCATGAACGTCCTTCATTCTTCGGTTGGCCGCAAGCGTCGCGCAGCGCGATGAAACTAAGCGGGAATGTTGTGGCGTGACTCGAAATCACCGTGTCGCTGCAATTCAGCCGCGAGCACGAAGGCGCGGTCAGGGCATCTCGGGATAGCGGTTCATCAGATTAAACAGCGTCTCGCGCAGCCAGCGATGCCCGGGATCCTTGTGCCATCTCGGGTGCCAGACGGACTGAAGTCCGTAAGGCTCGATCGATTCGGGAAGGTCAAGCTGCTTGACCTCGGCGGCTTGGGTGATTCCCTCGCTCAGGCGCGTAGGAACGGTCGCGAGATACTCCGTACCTCGGATGAGCCAGGGGACGGAGAGAAATCCACTGACGGTCAGAAAGACGCTTCTTTTGATCCCGCGCGGCGCGAGCGCTTTTTCCTGAAGATTGAAGTCCAGGCCGGACCTTACGACAATGTGTTTTTCGCGCGCATAGTCTTTCCACGTCAAGCGCGATTTGATACGCGGGTGCTGAGTCGATGCCAGCACGACATAGCCGTGCTGGAACATGGTCTGGCTGTAGAAGTGACCGTGTGCCTCCGGCAGGTTGCCGAGGGCGAGCTCGGCCTCTCCGCGTTCCAGTGCATCCAGCATTGCGTCGTTGTGCATCCTCTGGACGCGCAACGTGCAGTTCGGCGCATGTGTCCGTAAATGGCGTATCAGCGGGGGAAGAAACACGACCTCGGCCATGTCTCCCATCGCCAGCGAAAACTCGCGTTGTGCGGCTCCGGCATCGAACGTCGATATGGCGAGGACCTGCTCGGTTAACGTTTCCATGATTCGATGCACGGGCTCGAATAACTGCTGGGCACGAATGGTGGCCACCATGCCGGTACCAGAACGCACGAACAGTTCGTCGTCGAAGAGTTCTCGGAGCTTGCGCAGGCCATGGCTGACGGCCGACTGCGTCAGCCCGAGCTGCTCGGCGGCGTTGCTGACGTTTTTCTCGATGTAGACAGAATGAAACACCCGCAGCAGGTTCATGTCCATCGATGGAAAATGAATTTTGTTCATATGAGCTATTCGCAGAATGATCTTGTTGAATGTTCGGGCGTGCTGTCCAATGTTGTCAAGGTCAACAAGGGAGACGAAACGTGTTCGTGCGGAATTGCTGGTATGTCGCGGGATGGGATAACGATGTCGGTGATGAAGGATTCCTCAGCAGAACCATCATCAACGTACCGCTCGTGTTCTGGCGAGACGCGGCTGGAAAGGTCATCGCGCTGGAGGACCGCTGCTGCCATCGCGGAGCGAAGCTGTCCATGGGACGCAAGGAGAACGGCGGAGACTGCGTCCGATGCATGTATCACGGTCTGGTGTTCGATCGGACCGGGCAATGCATCAGCGCGCCGGCACAGGACAGGCTGCCGCCTCAGGCGAAAGTGAGAAGCTTCCCGATCGTCGAATCGCATCGATGGATCTGGATCTGGATGGGCAACCCGGACCGTG
This genomic stretch from Paraburkholderia caffeinilytica harbors:
- the hisC gene encoding histidinol-phosphate transaminase; this encodes MVDVVSQVLKAHPYQAGKPIDELAREFGIDPSKIVKLASNENPLGMSPKARRNALRAVQTSALYPDPNGFDLKASLSRQFDVPQAWITLGAGSNDILELIASAFLTMGRSAVFAQYAFSVYAQATLRTGADGIVVNARDFSHDLDAMNRATRGDTKVIFVANPNNPTGTYLAPDKLETFIACMRSDIVVVLDEAYNEYLAPEFQYDSIAWVKRYPNLIVTRTFSKAYGLAGLRVGYSISSSEVAGFLNRIRPAFNVSSVAQAAAIGALEDQDFREQTFRLNKHGLEQLATGLRKLAIPCLESYGNFVLARFGANTSRVNAYLLRHGIIVRSVDNYGLGDWLRISVGLPDQNELFLRTLERALIGA
- a CDS encoding LysR family transcriptional regulator; protein product: MNKIHFPSMDMNLLRVFHSVYIEKNVSNAAEQLGLTQSAVSHGLRKLRELFDDELFVRSGTGMVATIRAQQLFEPVHRIMETLTEQVLAISTFDAGAAQREFSLAMGDMAEVVFLPPLIRHLRTHAPNCTLRVQRMHNDAMLDALERGEAELALGNLPEAHGHFYSQTMFQHGYVVLASTQHPRIKSRLTWKDYAREKHIVVRSGLDFNLQEKALAPRGIKRSVFLTVSGFLSVPWLIRGTEYLATVPTRLSEGITQAAEVKQLDLPESIEPYGLQSVWHPRWHKDPGHRWLRETLFNLMNRYPEMP